From Triticum urartu cultivar G1812 chromosome 2, Tu2.1, whole genome shotgun sequence, a single genomic window includes:
- the LOC125539763 gene encoding exopolygalacturonase-like isoform X1: MEVWPPLLVVIFTLYVVSPCCGLEAVAKNVTVAQLLPISSYHGGLATYNAKNFGAEGNGTNDDTKALMAAWKAACGAYGTVTLLIPPGTYYIGPTKFHGPCKASAITFLLQGTLKAATDLRRFGNDWIEFGWVKDLTVAGQNNAIINGQGAASWPFNKCPFQKDCKVLPTSVLFVNNQNTVVRDITSVNSKFFHIALLQSKNMKLINIQINAPENSPNTDGIHIERSTGVVISDTHISTGDDCISIGQGSDNIDIARVHCGPGHGMSVGSLGRYVDEGDVTRVHVRSMTFVGTMNGVRIKTWENSPTKSLAAHMLFENMIMKDVQNPIIIDQKYCPYYDCEHKHVSGVTLKDITFKNIKGTSSTPVAVRLRCGVPCQGVVLQDVDLKYMGEGGSSSKCENAMATYVGYQHPEPCA; encoded by the exons ATGGAGGTGTGGCCGCCGCTGCTGGTTGTTATCTTCACGCTCTATGTTGTCTCTCCCTGCTGCGGCCTTGAGGCCGTGGCTAAGAACGTGACTGTGGCACAACTACTGCCGATTTCGTCGTACCATGGGGGTTTGGCTACCTACAATGCCAAGAACTTCGGCGCTGAAGGCAACGGCACCAACGACGATACCAAA GCGTTGATGGCAGCATGGAAGGCAGCGTGTGGTGCATATGGCACGGTGACGCTGTTGATCCCGCCGGGGACGTACTACATCGGGCCGACGAAGTTCCATGGTCCCTGCAAAGCCTCCGCCATCACCTTCTTGCTCCAG GGGACGCTCAAGGCGGCGACGGATCTGAGGCGTTTTGGCAACGACTGGATCGAGTTCGGGTGGGTGAAAGACCTCACTGTGGCCGGACAGAACAATGCCATCATCAATGGCCAGGGCGCCGCCTCCTGGCCCTTCAACAAGTGTCCCTTCCAAAAGGACTGCAAAGTCCTCCCCACT AGCGTGCTGTTCGTGAACAACCAGAACACGGTGGTGCGCGACATCACGTCGGTAAACAGCAAGTTCTTCCACATCGCACTGCTGCAGAGTAAGAATATGAAGTTGATCAACATCCAGATCAACGCGCCGGAGAACAGCCCAAACACAGATGGCATCCACATCGAGCGAAGCACGGGTGTGGTGATTTCCGACACCCATATCAGCACAGGAGATGACTGCATCTCCATCGGCCAGGGGAGCGACAACATCGACATCGCCCGCGTCCACTGCGGCCCGGGGCACGGCATGAGCGTCGGCAGCCTTGGACGGTACGTGGACGAGGGCGACGTCACCCGCGTCCACGTCAGGAGCATGACCTTCGTGGGCACCATGAACGGCGTCCGGATCAAGACGTGGGAGAACTCCCCTACCAAGAGCCTCGCCGCGCACATGCTGTTCGAGAACATGATCATGAAGGACGTGCAGAACCCCATCATCATCGACCAGAAGTACTGCCCTTACTACGACTGCGAGCACAAGCACGTCTCCGGGGTCACCCTCAAGGACATCACGTTCAAGAACATCAAGGGGACGTCGTCGACGCCGGTGGCCGTGCGGCTCCGGTGCGGCGTGCCGTGCCAGGGCGTCGTGCTGCAGGACGTGGACCTGAAGTACATGGGAGAGGGAGGGTCCTCGTCGAAGTGCGAGAACGCCATGGCCACGTACGTTGGCTACCAGCACCCAGAGCCATGCGCCTAG
- the LOC125539763 gene encoding exopolygalacturonase-like isoform X2 — translation MEGSVWCIWHGDAVDPAGDVLHRADEVPWSLQSLRHHLLAPGDAQGGDGSEAFWQRLDRVRVGERPHCGRTEQCHHQWPGRRLLALQQVSLPKGLQSPPHLQSVLFVNNQNTVVRDITSVNSKFFHIALLQSKNMKLINIQINAPENSPNTDGIHIERSTGVVISDTHISTGDDCISIGQGSDNIDIARVHCGPGHGMSVGSLGRYVDEGDVTRVHVRSMTFVGTMNGVRIKTWENSPTKSLAAHMLFENMIMKDVQNPIIIDQKYCPYYDCEHKHVSGVTLKDITFKNIKGTSSTPVAVRLRCGVPCQGVVLQDVDLKYMGEGGSSSKCENAMATYVGYQHPEPCA, via the exons ATGGAAGGCAGCGTGTGGTGCATATGGCACGGTGACGCTGTTGATCCCGCCGGGGACGTACTACATCGGGCCGACGAAGTTCCATGGTCCCTGCAAAGCCTCCGCCATCACCTTCTTGCTCCAG GGGACGCTCAAGGCGGCGACGGATCTGAGGCGTTTTGGCAACGACTGGATCGAGTTCGGGTGGGTGAAAGACCTCACTGTGGCCGGACAGAACAATGCCATCATCAATGGCCAGGGCGCCGCCTCCTGGCCCTTCAACAAGTGTCCCTTCCAAAAGGACTGCAAAGTCCTCCCCACT TGCAGAGCGTGCTGTTCGTGAACAACCAGAACACGGTGGTGCGCGACATCACGTCGGTAAACAGCAAGTTCTTCCACATCGCACTGCTGCAGAGTAAGAATATGAAGTTGATCAACATCCAGATCAACGCGCCGGAGAACAGCCCAAACACAGATGGCATCCACATCGAGCGAAGCACGGGTGTGGTGATTTCCGACACCCATATCAGCACAGGAGATGACTGCATCTCCATCGGCCAGGGGAGCGACAACATCGACATCGCCCGCGTCCACTGCGGCCCGGGGCACGGCATGAGCGTCGGCAGCCTTGGACGGTACGTGGACGAGGGCGACGTCACCCGCGTCCACGTCAGGAGCATGACCTTCGTGGGCACCATGAACGGCGTCCGGATCAAGACGTGGGAGAACTCCCCTACCAAGAGCCTCGCCGCGCACATGCTGTTCGAGAACATGATCATGAAGGACGTGCAGAACCCCATCATCATCGACCAGAAGTACTGCCCTTACTACGACTGCGAGCACAAGCACGTCTCCGGGGTCACCCTCAAGGACATCACGTTCAAGAACATCAAGGGGACGTCGTCGACGCCGGTGGCCGTGCGGCTCCGGTGCGGCGTGCCGTGCCAGGGCGTCGTGCTGCAGGACGTGGACCTGAAGTACATGGGAGAGGGAGGGTCCTCGTCGAAGTGCGAGAACGCCATGGCCACGTACGTTGGCTACCAGCACCCAGAGCCATGCGCCTAG